DNA sequence from the Janibacter sp. CX7 genome:
TCTCCCGCTACGAGCACATGCCGGTGAAGATCTTCCGCACCCGGCTCTTCCCCGAGCACGCCGACATGGACTCGGTCGAGGCCGCGCACCGCGACCGCGTCGACCTCACCCACCGGTGGGCGGCCGGACCGGACCAGCCCGACGCCTTCGTGCGTCTCGTGCACAACAGCGGCGACCCGGGGCACCTCGAGGACCACGTGCAGCCCTTCCTGCGCGCAGCGGGCGTCGACCCCGACGCCGCCGACGGGCCCCGCTTCTCCCTCGTCTTCGACGACTTCGCGCAGGGGCACTCGCCGCCGCGGCCGGCCCAGATGCGCGACCAGCTCGACGCGGCCCTGGCCTGGCACGACTCCGTGCGCTGAGCCGGCCACCTCGGCAGGTGAGCTCACCCACCTTCGTCATGACGAAGGTGGGTGAGCTGCGTTGTGCGTCAGGTCACCTGCCGTTCGCTTGCCCCAGCAAGCGCACCGGGGAGAGGATGAACCGAACGCACAGTAAGCGCTTGCTTACTGTCTTGTCCCCAGCGTCGGGCAGGCCCGGCGCACGACACGACCAGGAGACGCCTGCATGGGTCACTACAAGAGCAACCTGCGCGACATCGAGTTCAACCTCTTCGAGGTCTTCGGTCGCGACGAGGTCCTGGGCCAGGGCCCCTACGAGGCGGTCGACGCCGACACCGCGCGCGAGATGCTCAAGGAGTACGCGCGTCTGGCCGAGAACGAGCTCGCCGAGTCCTTCGCCGACGCCGACCGCAACCCCCCGGTCTTCGACCCCGAGACCTCGTCCGTGGCGATGCCCGAGTCCTTCAAGAAGTCCTACAAGGCCTTCCAGGACGCCGGCTTCTGGTCGCTCGACCTGCCCGAGGAGCTCGACGGCACCGTCGCTCCCCCGTCGCTGCGCTGGGCGATGAACGAGCTCGTCCTCGGCGCCAACCCGGCCATCGGCATGTTCGGCGCGAGCTACTCCTTCGCCAAGCTGCTCTTCCTGCTCGGCAACGACGAGCAGAAGAAGCTCGCGAAGTGGATCGCGGAGAAGGGCTGGCACTGCACCATGGTGCTCACCGAGCCCGACGCCGGTTCCGACGTCGGGGCCGGCCGGACCAAGGCCACCGACAACGGTGACGGCACCTGGAACATCGAGGGCGTCAAGCGCTTCATCACCTCGGCCGAGTCGGACATGACCGACAACGTCGTCCACTTCGTCCTCGCCCGCCCCGAGGGCGCCGGCCCGGGCACCAAGGGCCTGAGCCTCTTCATCCTCACCAAGTACGCGGTCGACCTCGAGACCGGCGAGCTCGGCGAGCGCAACGGCGTCTACGTCACCAACGTCGAGAAGAAGATGGGCCTGAAGGTCTCGACGACCTGCGAGGTCACCTTCGGCGAGAAGCACGCCGCCGTCGGCACCCTCTTCGGCGACGTCCACGACGGCATCGCGCAGATGTTCCGCGTCATCGAGAACGCCCGGATGATGGTCGGCACCAAGGCCATCGCCACCCTCTCGACCGGCTACCTCAACGCGCTCGAGTACGCCAAGGAGCGCGTCCAGGGCGCCGACCTGACGACGCCGGCCAAGGACGCCCCGCGCGTGACGATCACCCACCACCCCGACGTGCGCCGCAGCCTCATGCTGCAGAAGGCCTACGCCGAGGGCCTGCGAGCGCTCGTCACGCTCACCTCGAGCCAGCAGGACACCGTCGACCTCGAGCAGCTCGCCACGGGCAGCGAGGCGATCGCCGACGACTCCCCCGCCGCGATGGCCAACCGGGTCAACGACCTGCTCCTGCCGATCGTCAAGGGCCTGGGCTCCGAGCGGGCATGGACCCTCCTCGGCACCGAGTCGCTGCAGACCTTCGGTGGCTCCGGCTTCCTGCAGGAGTACCCGATCGAGCAGTACGTCCGCGACGCGAAGATCGACACCCTCTACGAGGGCACGACGGCCATCCAGGGCCAGGACTTCTTCTTCCGCAAGATCGTGCGTGACAACGGCCAGGCGCTGGGTCACATCGCGATGCAGATCCAGGAGTTCGCCCAGGACGTCGACGCGCAGGGCGGCGCGCTCAAGCACGAGCGCGAGCTGCTCGGCCAGGGCCTGGAGAACGTCCAGGGCATCCTCGGCGCGATGTTCCAGGCGCTCATGGCCTCCGACCCCAAGCAGGAGGGCTCTGACGTCACCAACATCTACAAGGTCGGCCAGAACACCTCGCGTCTGCTGCTCGGTGCCGGTGACCTCGTCGTCGGCTGGCTGCTGCTGCGCCAGGCCGCCGTCGCCACCGAGGCCCTCGAGGCCGGCGCGGAGGGCAAGGACAAGGACTTCTACACGGGCAAGGTCGCCGCGGCGAGCTTCTTCGCCAAGAACGTCCTGCCGCTTCTCGCCGGCGAGCGCGCCATCGCGGAGGCCACGGACAACACCCTGATGGACGTGCCCGAGACGGCCTTCTGAGTCACCTCTCCCCCAGGAGACCCCACCAGACCGAAGGGGGCTTCCCGCCAGCTGGCGGGAAGCCCCCTTCGGGCGTGTCCGGGGCGGTCAGTAGCGACGGTCGTCGCGCACGACCGTCTCGCGACGGCGGTTGGTGAAGAGGAAGCTGAGGATGATCGCCAGGGCGCCCAGGGCGATGGCGATCCAGCCGATGGCGTTGAGGTCCAGACCCGCGATGGACATGTCGCCGTTGTAGGCGAAGACGATGACCAGACCCACGAGCAGCAGGAAGATGCCGGCTCCGATGTACATGTGCGTTTCTCCTTGTCCCCGGCTCAGAGCCGGCTGTCGGTCTCGGTGATGTCGACCCGCTCGGCCGGCTGGTGCCGGCCGCGAGGGTCCGCCGGGTCGGTGCGGACCGACAGGCGGGTCGGCACGTCGCGGCGGCGACGGGGTCGGTCGACGAGGTAGAAGCCCACGAGCATGAGCAGGCTGAAGACCACGATGAAGATCCAGAACAGGGCTTCGCCACCCATGGGGCCCACTCCCTTCGATCGGCGTTTCAGCCCAGACTAGCGCCGGGGACGGGGCACACTCGGAGGTGACGCCACGCGTCACACCCGCACCACCCGTCACTGATGGATGTCACCGCCTCGCCCCTGGAGTCCCCATGCGCCCGAGCACCCGCCGCGCGATGATCCTCACCGCCACCACTGCCCTGACCGTCTCGCTCGCCCCCGCAGCGAGCAGCACCGCCGCCCCGACCGCGGCGCCGGCTGCCGACACCGCGGCGACCGCGAAGCGCGACGTCGGTCTCAACCTCACCGTGGAGCCGCTGTGGAGCGGGACCAACGAGAGCCTGACGACCGTCGGCGAGGTCTTCGACGCCTCGACCTACCGGCCGCTCACCGGCCGGCGCATCTCGATCCAGGCCCGCAACGTCGGCTCGACGACGTGGCGCACCGTCGCCACCCCGGAGAGCAACTCCAACGGCGCCTTCCTCGTGCGCCTCACGGCCGACCGGTCCAAGACCTATCGCGCGGTCTACGCGGGCAATGCCTGGTACAGCTACAAGCAGAGCAACTGGGAGCGCCAGACGGCCAAGCCCGGGACCAAGGTGCGCACGAGCGTCAAGCTCAAGGCGACGAGCAACGGCGGCAGCAAGGTCACCGGCCGGGTCACCCAGCTGTGGAGCAACCCGATCCGCCCGCTCAAGGGCGTGAGCGT
Encoded proteins:
- a CDS encoding acyl-CoA dehydrogenase; this translates as MGHYKSNLRDIEFNLFEVFGRDEVLGQGPYEAVDADTAREMLKEYARLAENELAESFADADRNPPVFDPETSSVAMPESFKKSYKAFQDAGFWSLDLPEELDGTVAPPSLRWAMNELVLGANPAIGMFGASYSFAKLLFLLGNDEQKKLAKWIAEKGWHCTMVLTEPDAGSDVGAGRTKATDNGDGTWNIEGVKRFITSAESDMTDNVVHFVLARPEGAGPGTKGLSLFILTKYAVDLETGELGERNGVYVTNVEKKMGLKVSTTCEVTFGEKHAAVGTLFGDVHDGIAQMFRVIENARMMVGTKAIATLSTGYLNALEYAKERVQGADLTTPAKDAPRVTITHHPDVRRSLMLQKAYAEGLRALVTLTSSQQDTVDLEQLATGSEAIADDSPAAMANRVNDLLLPIVKGLGSERAWTLLGTESLQTFGGSGFLQEYPIEQYVRDAKIDTLYEGTTAIQGQDFFFRKIVRDNGQALGHIAMQIQEFAQDVDAQGGALKHERELLGQGLENVQGILGAMFQALMASDPKQEGSDVTNIYKVGQNTSRLLLGAGDLVVGWLLLRQAAVATEALEAGAEGKDKDFYTGKVAAASFFAKNVLPLLAGERAIAEATDNTLMDVPETAF
- a CDS encoding DUF6458 family protein produces the protein MYIGAGIFLLLVGLVIVFAYNGDMSIAGLDLNAIGWIAIALGALAIILSFLFTNRRRETVVRDDRRY